One segment of Spirochaetota bacterium DNA contains the following:
- a CDS encoding Gfo/Idh/MocA family oxidoreductase: MIHAAVIGFGYWGPNLVRNFSRVEGCTVKTVVDANETRRANVKRLYPQMNVIASADEVLADASIDAVVIATPVSTHFELAQKALMSGKHVLVEKPMTSSASHARKLIDLAKEQKRTLMVDHTFLYTGAVRKMKELIAKGDIGDIQYFDSVRINLGLFQHDVNVIWDLAPHDLSILHYLIGEEPEKVSARGMSHLNNGIENIAYLYLSFPSRKIAHFNCSWTSPVKIRRILIGGTKKMIEFDDLAPTEKVKIYDTGYRVVSKEDESRVLVDYRVGDIYIPKIDQSEALFGVATDFVNAIRNGSTPVADGESGFFVARILEAAEKSIKNNGMEVVL; encoded by the coding sequence ATGATACATGCAGCTGTTATCGGATTTGGCTACTGGGGCCCGAACCTTGTTCGGAACTTCTCTCGTGTCGAGGGATGCACCGTAAAGACGGTCGTCGATGCGAATGAAACGCGGCGTGCGAACGTGAAGCGGCTGTATCCGCAGATGAACGTGATCGCGTCCGCGGACGAGGTCCTTGCCGATGCGTCGATCGATGCGGTAGTGATCGCCACACCGGTGTCAACCCATTTTGAGCTTGCACAGAAGGCGCTCATGAGCGGCAAGCATGTACTCGTTGAGAAGCCGATGACGAGCTCCGCGTCCCATGCAAGAAAGCTCATCGATCTGGCAAAAGAGCAAAAAAGAACGCTCATGGTCGATCATACATTCCTGTATACTGGCGCAGTGCGGAAGATGAAGGAACTTATTGCAAAAGGAGATATCGGCGATATACAGTATTTCGATTCAGTACGCATCAATCTTGGGCTTTTCCAGCATGATGTCAATGTAATATGGGACCTCGCGCCGCATGATCTTTCCATATTGCACTATCTCATCGGCGAAGAACCAGAAAAGGTATCGGCACGCGGCATGTCACATCTTAATAACGGCATCGAGAACATCGCGTATCTCTATCTTTCATTCCCGTCAAGGAAAATAGCACATTTCAATTGTTCATGGACGTCGCCGGTCAAGATACGCCGCATACTCATCGGCGGCACGAAAAAGATGATCGAATTTGATGACCTTGCGCCGACGGAGAAGGTCAAGATATACGATACGGGGTATCGTGTCGTTTCAAAGGAAGATGAGAGCCGAGTGCTCGTGGATTATCGGGTCGGGGATATTTACATCCCAAAAATAGACCAGAGCGAAGCGCTTTTCGGCGTGGCCACGGATTTCGTCAATGCGATACGCAATGGATCGACGCCGGTTGCCGACGGGGAAAGCGGATTCTTTGTAGCGCGTATTCTCGAGGCGGCGGAAAAGTCGATCAAGAACAACGGGATGGAGGTCGTTCTGTGA
- a CDS encoding DegT/DnrJ/EryC1/StrS family aminotransferase → MHNPIPFFDLKRQQASLADEIEPAFRAVCEQTAFAGGPFVEAFEKAFAQYCGTRFCAGLNSGTVALHFAMNALGIGPGDEVIVPANTFIATAWGVTHSGATPVFVDCDADTWTIDPAGIQAKVTKKTKAIIGVHLYGQPCDVDAIAEIAEKNELFFVEDCAQAHGATFRGKRVGGFGAMGCFSFYPGKNLGAYGEAGAVTADNPAYVEHIAMMRNQGSKVRYYHEVIGYNERMDGVQAAILGVKLKHLDGWNKRRRAIAGMYRKGITNKKIRMQREPSDRESVYHLFVIMVDGHEALLRHLNTHNIFPGQHYPVPCHLQKAYRHLGHTSGDLPNAERLAASCLSLPMYPELTDEEVSRVIDTVNTF, encoded by the coding sequence ATGCATAACCCCATCCCATTTTTTGACCTAAAACGGCAGCAGGCATCGCTCGCCGATGAGATAGAGCCGGCATTTCGGGCAGTATGCGAGCAGACCGCGTTTGCCGGCGGCCCGTTCGTCGAAGCGTTCGAAAAGGCTTTCGCTCAGTATTGCGGCACGCGCTTCTGCGCCGGATTGAACAGCGGCACCGTAGCGCTTCATTTCGCCATGAACGCTCTCGGTATCGGTCCGGGGGATGAGGTTATAGTCCCCGCCAATACGTTCATTGCGACGGCGTGGGGCGTTACGCATTCAGGCGCGACCCCTGTATTTGTCGACTGCGATGCGGATACGTGGACCATTGATCCTGCAGGCATACAGGCAAAGGTGACGAAAAAGACGAAAGCGATAATAGGGGTACATCTCTACGGTCAGCCATGTGATGTGGATGCAATTGCAGAGATAGCCGAAAAGAACGAATTGTTCTTCGTCGAGGATTGCGCACAGGCTCACGGCGCCACGTTCCGCGGCAAGCGTGTCGGCGGATTCGGCGCGATGGGCTGCTTCAGCTTCTACCCCGGCAAGAATCTCGGAGCATACGGGGAAGCCGGTGCTGTTACTGCGGATAATCCCGCATACGTCGAGCATATAGCCATGATGCGGAATCAAGGGTCGAAGGTGCGTTACTACCATGAGGTCATCGGGTACAATGAGCGGATGGATGGCGTGCAGGCGGCAATACTGGGTGTGAAGCTGAAACATCTTGACGGATGGAACAAGCGCCGCCGCGCGATCGCCGGGATGTATCGGAAAGGGATAACGAACAAGAAAATTCGCATGCAGCGTGAGCCTTCGGACAGGGAATCGGTGTATCACCTATTTGTAATAATGGTCGATGGGCATGAGGCTCTGTTACGGCACTTGAACACGCACAACATTTTTCCGGGGCAGCATTATCCTGTACCGTGTCATCTGCAGAAGGCTTACCGCCATCTCGGCCATACGTCCGGAGATCTTCCGAATGCTGAACGTCTCGCAGCATCATGTCTGTCACTGCCGATGTATCCGGAGCTGACCGACGAAGAAGTGTCCCGTGTTATTGATACGGTGAATACGTTCTAA
- a CDS encoding SDR family NAD(P)-dependent oxidoreductase: protein MSKRILVTGGAGFIGSHLVDELLARGNSVIALDNLANGSLDNLAAARKSTRFTFLKGDVLNPHHCKKAVQGIDAIFHLACLGVRHSLHSPFENHRVNAEGTLRVLEAARQYAVEKFFYISTSEIYGGVQSFPITEHALPQPFTVYGASKLAGEHYANAFRVCFGLETTVLRIFNNFGPRAHYEGDAGEIIPRSIIAALAGKQPVIFGDGKITRDFFYVKDTARALASLLDIDGISGVTMNIGTGVEITMKTLIETMLSLMGRTAIGIRHEDDRPADVPRLWVDAGKFKALTQFKSQFSFEDGLRETIAYYEALTNRKELYSSIPLKNWERE from the coding sequence ATGAGCAAGAGGATATTGGTCACGGGCGGGGCTGGATTCATCGGCTCCCATCTTGTTGATGAGCTGCTTGCCCGGGGGAATTCCGTCATTGCCCTCGACAATCTGGCAAACGGCTCACTCGATAATTTGGCAGCCGCTCGAAAGTCGACACGTTTTACGTTCCTCAAAGGCGACGTCCTTAATCCCCACCATTGTAAAAAAGCAGTGCAGGGTATTGATGCGATATTTCACCTCGCCTGTCTTGGTGTCCGCCATTCACTGCACAGCCCTTTTGAAAACCACCGAGTGAATGCCGAGGGGACATTACGGGTGCTGGAGGCCGCGCGGCAGTACGCCGTGGAAAAGTTTTTCTATATTTCGACATCCGAGATATACGGGGGCGTGCAGTCATTCCCGATCACTGAACATGCCCTGCCGCAGCCGTTCACCGTTTATGGCGCAAGCAAACTTGCCGGCGAACATTACGCCAATGCGTTTCGCGTATGTTTCGGACTCGAAACGACAGTGCTGAGGATCTTCAACAATTTCGGTCCGCGTGCGCATTATGAAGGCGATGCCGGGGAAATAATCCCGAGAAGCATCATAGCAGCGCTTGCCGGGAAGCAGCCGGTCATATTCGGCGACGGAAAGATAACACGCGACTTTTTTTATGTCAAAGATACCGCTCGCGCACTTGCGTCTCTGTTGGATATAGACGGGATATCCGGCGTTACGATGAATATCGGTACCGGCGTCGAGATAACCATGAAGACACTGATTGAAACCATGCTTTCGCTCATGGGGCGTACGGCGATCGGCATACGACATGAGGATGATAGGCCTGCCGATGTCCCTCGGCTATGGGTGGATGCAGGGAAATTCAAGGCATTGACGCAATTTAAATCACAGTTTTCATTTGAAGATGGACTTCGCGAAACGATAGCATATTACGAGGCGCTTACGAATCGGAAAGAGCTGTATTCGTCGATCCCACTGAAGAATTGGGAGCGGGAATAG
- a CDS encoding DegT/DnrJ/EryC1/StrS family aminotransferase, with translation MKIPVAKPYLIEEDAQAAHDVILSGWVTQGPKVETFENEFAMYIGASNAVAVSSCTTALHLALVVAGVGPGDEVICPSMSFIATANAIVHAGAIAVFAEVGDDYNLDVAHVSTVITKRTKAVLLVHQLGMPADIDAFRELCDRRKILLIEDAACAAGSEYKGQKVGSHSDFVCFSFHPRKVITTGDGGMITVKDSEHARRLRLLRQHGMSVNDRERHASAKIVFEEYLEVGYNFRMTDIQAAVGITQLKKLDRIIEERRKIALRYHDAFRNIECLRLPLERDGYRSNYQTYSVYLNENAPIGRDELMQKLLDEGISTRRGVMTAHREKAYAGRPCAPLPRSEDLADRSIVLPLYVPMNDSEQLFVINTVRRMLQ, from the coding sequence ATGAAAATCCCAGTAGCGAAACCATATCTCATCGAGGAAGATGCGCAGGCCGCGCATGATGTCATTCTTTCGGGTTGGGTGACGCAAGGCCCAAAGGTGGAGACGTTTGAGAATGAATTCGCCATGTATATCGGTGCATCAAATGCGGTCGCGGTTTCCAGTTGTACGACCGCATTACATCTCGCTTTAGTCGTTGCGGGCGTGGGTCCCGGCGATGAAGTCATCTGCCCATCGATGAGCTTCATCGCGACCGCGAACGCTATCGTGCATGCCGGCGCGATAGCGGTTTTTGCCGAGGTCGGTGATGATTACAATCTTGATGTTGCGCATGTTTCGACGGTCATTACGAAAAGAACGAAGGCGGTCCTCCTCGTTCACCAGCTCGGAATGCCTGCCGACATCGATGCATTCCGGGAATTGTGCGACCGGCGTAAAATTCTGCTCATCGAGGATGCGGCATGCGCTGCAGGGTCTGAATATAAAGGCCAAAAGGTCGGCTCACACTCGGACTTTGTGTGCTTTTCGTTCCATCCACGCAAGGTCATTACAACCGGCGATGGCGGTATGATAACGGTCAAAGACAGTGAGCACGCACGAAGGCTGCGGCTTCTTCGTCAGCACGGCATGTCGGTAAACGATCGGGAGCGGCATGCATCTGCAAAGATCGTTTTCGAGGAGTATCTCGAAGTCGGTTATAATTTCAGGATGACTGACATACAGGCTGCAGTGGGCATAACTCAGCTGAAAAAGCTTGATCGGATAATTGAAGAACGAAGGAAGATCGCATTACGGTATCATGATGCGTTTAGGAATATCGAATGTCTGCGGCTTCCTCTTGAGCGGGATGGATATCGATCGAATTATCAAACGTACAGTGTATATCTGAATGAGAATGCGCCGATAGGTCGTGATGAGCTTATGCAGAAATTGCTTGATGAGGGCATATCGACCCGTCGCGGTGTTATGACAGCACATCGTGAAAAAGCATATGCAGGACGACCATGCGCACCTCTGCCGCGAAGCGAGGACCTTGCTGATCGCAGTATTGTTTTGCCGTTGTATGTACCAATGAATGACAGCGAACAGTTATTTGTAATAAACACGGTCCGCAGAATGCTGCAATAG
- a CDS encoding bifunctional glycosyltransferase/class I SAM-dependent methyltransferase, which produces MKTKRSTIIAPDNAAIEKAAALLLKKKIAVFIVMYNAEKYIARVLARIPDALRNKFAEIYIIDDSSRDTSFQEAMRAGTELGYKNLRVMRTPFNRGYGGNQKLGYLYAVRKKFDAVILLHGDGQYAPEHLPHMVNAFADTSVSVVLGSRMLVKTNALKGGMPLYKWVGNQVLTAFENAILKTRLSEFHTGYRGYAVQFLRSVPFELNSDDFHFDTEILIQAIATKQHMKEIAIPTFYGDETCHVNGVQYAMNCTKSVIKYRLTQWGLFYEPNFDFKLFETSAYNFKKAHNSLHQYILREKLPKHASLADLGANDGVLSAALAEKVGHVTAVDIHMPKHAGRAKAKALDLDGPFDAALKREAFDLVLALDVIEHLKSPESGIKKIFTIVKPGGYLYASTANIGYFVNRFSHMAGMFNYGKRGILDMTHKRLFTRYSFCKLLTQNGFIIKRKAHFGPPIVDMIGGNWILSIIDSLSSFLAAIWPTLFSYNFLIVAQRKDDIEDIYKRTVL; this is translated from the coding sequence GTGAAGACGAAGAGATCTACGATTATCGCCCCGGACAATGCCGCTATCGAGAAAGCTGCGGCATTGCTTTTGAAAAAAAAGATCGCGGTCTTCATCGTGATGTACAATGCCGAGAAGTATATCGCACGGGTCCTGGCACGGATACCCGATGCCCTCAGGAATAAATTCGCTGAAATATATATCATCGATGATTCTTCGCGTGATACCAGCTTTCAGGAAGCCATGCGTGCCGGAACGGAACTGGGGTATAAAAATCTGCGTGTTATGCGCACCCCGTTCAATCGCGGATACGGCGGGAATCAGAAGCTTGGTTATCTGTATGCCGTGAGAAAAAAATTCGATGCGGTAATACTGCTCCATGGCGACGGGCAGTATGCGCCTGAACATCTGCCTCATATGGTGAACGCATTCGCCGATACGAGCGTTTCGGTCGTGCTGGGGTCTCGGATGCTGGTGAAAACAAACGCCCTCAAGGGCGGTATGCCGTTGTATAAATGGGTGGGAAATCAGGTGTTGACCGCTTTTGAGAATGCGATACTTAAGACACGGCTGTCGGAATTCCACACCGGATACCGCGGGTATGCAGTACAATTCCTGCGGTCCGTTCCCTTTGAATTGAACAGCGATGACTTTCATTTTGACACGGAGATATTGATACAGGCGATCGCGACGAAACAGCATATGAAGGAGATAGCCATTCCGACGTTCTACGGGGACGAAACCTGTCATGTGAACGGCGTGCAGTATGCCATGAACTGTACGAAGTCAGTGATAAAGTACCGGCTCACGCAATGGGGGCTTTTTTACGAACCGAATTTCGATTTCAAGCTTTTCGAGACATCCGCGTATAATTTTAAGAAAGCTCACAATTCGCTCCATCAGTATATTCTGCGGGAAAAACTCCCAAAGCATGCATCGTTGGCGGATCTCGGCGCGAATGACGGCGTATTGAGCGCCGCACTTGCAGAAAAGGTCGGCCACGTGACCGCTGTGGATATTCACATGCCGAAGCATGCCGGCAGGGCGAAGGCGAAAGCGCTTGATCTCGACGGCCCATTTGATGCTGCATTGAAGAGAGAAGCATTCGATCTTGTGCTGGCACTCGATGTGATAGAACATCTGAAATCCCCTGAAAGCGGCATAAAGAAAATATTCACCATAGTGAAGCCGGGGGGCTATCTCTATGCAAGTACGGCGAATATCGGATATTTTGTGAACAGATTCTCGCACATGGCCGGCATGTTCAATTATGGGAAACGCGGCATTCTGGATATGACGCATAAGCGTTTGTTCACTCGATATTCATTCTGTAAATTATTGACCCAAAATGGATTCATCATAAAGCGAAAGGCGCATTTTGGACCGCCGATCGTCGACATGATAGGGGGGAACTGGATATTATCCATTATCGACTCTCTCAGTTCATTCCTTGCTGCGATATGGCCGACATTATTCTCGTATAATTTCCTGATCGTAGCCCAGCGCAAGGACGACATTGAAGATATTTATAAACGAACGGTATTGTGA
- a CDS encoding NeuD/PglB/VioB family sugar acetyltransferase codes for MQKLIIFPYNGNGREALDCISAEFECIGFADDAIEKQGKTDSGHEVFSRDIFDRYPEAKVLAVPGSPVTFRGRRAVLEGLSIAHDRFATIIHTRANVSSKAVIGRNVLIMAGVVLTSNARVGDHVCILPNSVVHHDSRVGDFTLVGSNVTVAGGTTIGMNCYIGSGTSMINGITVGDGTLIGMGAVVLRDVAPGTKMAGVPARSIGGPA; via the coding sequence ATGCAAAAACTCATCATATTCCCCTATAACGGTAATGGGAGAGAGGCGCTGGACTGCATCTCAGCGGAATTTGAATGCATCGGTTTTGCCGATGATGCGATAGAAAAGCAAGGAAAGACAGATTCGGGACACGAAGTGTTCTCACGAGATATTTTTGATCGATATCCTGAGGCGAAGGTGCTTGCCGTCCCCGGCAGTCCTGTTACTTTCCGGGGGAGACGTGCTGTACTTGAGGGGCTTTCGATCGCGCATGACAGATTCGCGACCATTATACATACACGTGCGAATGTATCTTCAAAAGCTGTTATCGGTCGGAATGTTCTCATCATGGCCGGAGTGGTCCTAACGAGCAATGCTCGCGTAGGCGACCATGTATGCATCCTTCCCAATTCAGTGGTCCATCATGACAGCCGCGTCGGTGACTTTACTCTGGTAGGTTCGAATGTGACCGTTGCAGGCGGCACTACTATCGGAATGAACTGCTATATCGGCAGCGGAACGAGCATGATCAACGGTATTACCGTCGGTGATGGGACGCTCATCGGCATGGGTGCCGTCGTTCTGCGTGACGTTGCGCCCGGCACGAAAATGGCGGGTGTTCCCGCAAGAAGCATAGGCGGTCCGGCATGA
- a CDS encoding glycosyltransferase, producing MKIDLTVIIPFLNEKENIGRLVDALHKYFSGFRGKRIEVLFVDDGSTDGSSDTLEGISHSGYTARIVRLSRNFGSHAALRAGIQHAQGAYITFMYADLQDPLILIEQMYEKARRGFDIVWAQRRFQRPSSGIFSSMYAALMRRFAVKDFPEQGFDIVLFGGKVKRELNENIESNSSLFLQIMTMGFRQTSLSYEKSPRVRGRSKWTFSKKIKLFIDSFVAFSYFPIRLVSIMGVLLSIAGFIWALTIVLRAILLRDLSQGWPTLIAVLMLGFGVTNISLGIIAEYLWRTFDSARGRKTFIIDRVYDLSGKAK from the coding sequence ATGAAGATCGATCTAACCGTCATTATCCCATTCCTGAATGAAAAGGAAAATATCGGCCGGCTTGTCGATGCATTGCACAAGTACTTCTCGGGATTTCGCGGCAAGCGGATCGAGGTGTTGTTCGTGGATGATGGATCCACTGACGGTTCTTCAGATACTCTTGAAGGGATCTCACATTCCGGATATACGGCACGTATCGTACGGCTGTCCAGGAATTTCGGATCACATGCTGCGCTCAGGGCAGGCATTCAGCATGCACAGGGCGCATATATTACGTTCATGTATGCTGATCTCCAGGATCCATTGATACTCATTGAGCAAATGTATGAAAAAGCACGCCGGGGATTCGATATTGTCTGGGCGCAGCGGCGGTTTCAACGGCCATCCAGCGGGATATTTTCCAGCATGTATGCAGCGCTCATGCGGCGATTCGCAGTGAAAGATTTCCCGGAACAGGGGTTCGATATCGTACTTTTCGGCGGAAAGGTCAAGCGCGAACTCAATGAGAACATAGAATCAAACTCTTCTCTATTCCTTCAAATAATGACCATGGGTTTTCGGCAGACATCCCTTTCCTATGAAAAATCACCCCGGGTCCGCGGACGATCGAAATGGACGTTTTCAAAAAAAATAAAACTTTTCATCGATTCATTCGTCGCTTTCTCATACTTTCCAATCCGACTTGTCAGTATCATGGGAGTACTGTTGTCAATAGCCGGTTTCATCTGGGCTCTTACTATCGTGCTCCGCGCTATCCTGCTCAGGGACCTCTCTCAGGGCTGGCCGACGCTCATCGCGGTGCTCATGCTTGGTTTCGGCGTTACAAACATTTCGCTCGGGATCATCGCGGAATATCTTTGGAGGACATTTGATTCTGCCCGCGGCAGGAAAACGTTCATCATAGACCGCGTATACGACCTTTCGGGGAAAGCGAAGTGA
- a CDS encoding acyltransferase, with amino-acid sequence MKTLNVDSDRQVLKNVMVGENVKIFNFVNAYGCTIDDGTKVGSFVEIQKNAIIGKNCKISSHTFICEGVRIKDNVFIGHNVTFINDKYPKAVNPDGTMQSESDWKVIETVIEEGASVGSSATILCGITVGTKAVIGAGSVVTKDVPPGAVVAGNPAKPIKK; translated from the coding sequence ATGAAAACGCTCAATGTCGACAGCGACCGGCAAGTACTTAAGAATGTAATGGTCGGCGAGAATGTGAAAATATTCAACTTCGTGAACGCCTACGGCTGTACCATCGACGACGGAACGAAGGTCGGTTCGTTCGTTGAGATACAGAAGAACGCTATTATCGGAAAGAACTGCAAGATATCGAGCCATACGTTCATCTGTGAAGGCGTTCGGATCAAGGATAATGTGTTCATCGGGCACAACGTCACGTTCATCAACGATAAATACCCGAAAGCGGTCAATCCCGACGGTACGATGCAGTCCGAGAGTGACTGGAAAGTCATTGAAACGGTCATCGAGGAAGGTGCATCCGTCGGTTCGAGCGCAACGATATTGTGCGGGATCACTGTCGGTACAAAGGCGGTCATAGGCGCCGGATCGGTGGTGACGAAGGATGTGCCGCCGGGTGCTGTTGTCGCAGGGAATCCGGCAAAACCTATAAAAAAATAG
- a CDS encoding glycosyltransferase family 2 protein: MDTISIVLPVYNEEESLPVLNESIVRVLKKHNYHYEVIYIDDGSSDGSAKVITSLAEKNKHVKGVFLRRNFGQSAATAAGIDRALGDIIVIMDSDLQNDPNDIPKLIGKIQDGADVVSGWRKQRKDNAIVRNLPSWVANRLIKKVSGLKIHDLGCSLKAYRRDVIKSVRLYGEMHRFIAIYASMIGGRVDEVEVTHHARKYGVSKYGLNRIFKVLLDLITLKYLLDYATKPIYFFGKLATAFFVLGTCSFAGLLVHKFYFDASFVRSPLLLLTAIIFVIGFQTLLTGLLAEILMRIYHESQEKPIYYVRGTAGTGKK; encoded by the coding sequence ATGGATACGATCTCTATTGTACTGCCGGTATACAATGAGGAGGAATCGCTCCCCGTACTGAACGAAAGCATAGTGCGCGTGCTGAAAAAGCATAACTATCACTATGAGGTGATCTATATCGATGACGGTTCAAGTGATGGGTCGGCAAAGGTGATAACATCGCTTGCGGAAAAGAACAAGCATGTAAAAGGCGTTTTCCTGCGCAGGAATTTCGGGCAGAGCGCAGCGACAGCTGCAGGGATCGACAGGGCGTTGGGCGACATCATCGTTATCATGGACAGCGATCTGCAGAACGATCCGAACGATATCCCAAAGCTCATTGGGAAGATACAGGATGGCGCCGATGTGGTGAGCGGCTGGCGGAAGCAAAGGAAGGATAATGCCATCGTGCGTAATCTCCCCTCCTGGGTGGCCAATCGTCTCATCAAGAAGGTTTCTGGCCTTAAGATACATGATCTCGGCTGTTCACTGAAGGCGTACCGCCGTGATGTGATAAAGAGCGTACGTCTCTACGGGGAGATGCACCGGTTCATCGCCATCTATGCCAGTATGATCGGAGGGCGCGTCGATGAGGTGGAGGTGACGCATCATGCCCGAAAATACGGCGTGTCGAAGTACGGGCTGAACCGGATATTCAAGGTGCTTCTTGACCTGATAACATTGAAATATCTGCTCGATTATGCGACGAAGCCGATATACTTCTTCGGCAAACTGGCAACCGCATTCTTTGTGCTCGGAACATGCTCGTTCGCGGGACTTCTCGTACACAAATTCTATTTCGATGCGTCGTTCGTCCGTTCACCGCTCCTCCTGCTCACCGCGATAATATTCGTGATCGGTTTCCAGACGCTCCTCACCGGACTCCTCGCGGAGATACTCATGCGAATCTATCATGAGTCGCAGGAAAAGCCCATCTACTATGTACGCGGCACGGCCGGTACCGGGAAAAAGTAA